The genomic stretch GGGTGACCTGAAGCACGGACCTGGCTAGTTGGGTGGGGTTGAGCTGGGGCGCGATTGGAAGCAGGAGTTGCAGGCGCGGCGTAGGAGTGGTAACAGCTGAGCGCGTGCCGGGGCAGGGAGGGCAGCGATCCcgtagcagagagagagggggggggggcggtgCAGGGAGAACTGAAAGGACCAGAACCTGGGGGGAGTCAAGGGGGAGCCAGGGCGGGGAGAAACCCACCCAGAGCTAGTGCTTCCTGGCAGGGGAGGgcgggggagggaaagagaggggagggcgGGCGGGGGGGGGCAGGCGCGGGAAGAGGGGACTATAACTCCACGGCCTCGACGAGCTGGGGCACTTTGGGGCGCTGAGGTCTGAAGCCAGCGCCACCCGGAGCAGGGCAACAGCTTGAGCAGACCCAGCAGGCGACACAGAAGCGGAGCCAGACTGGGAGAGCCGAGCCTGGAAGCGGTGGCCGCTGAGCACAACTTTGCCGTGTTGTTCCCTCTGCTGCTCCCGCCGGGTACTTCTCCGGAGGGtcggtagctgggaccagagtgAGCCAGCGACGAGCGCGCCGCGCAAggaaagatgatgatgatgtcccTGAATAGCAAGCAGGCGTTCAGCATGCCTCATGCCGGCAGCCTGCATGTGGAGCCCAAGTACTCGGCGCTGCACAGTGCCTCCCCGGGTTCCTCTGCGCCCGCGGCGCCCTCGGCCAGTTCCCCTAGCAGCTCCAGCAACGctggcagcggcggcggcggcggcggcggcggcggcggtggtggcggAGGCCGGAGCAGCAGTTCCAGCAGCagtggcagcggcggcggcggcggcgggggctCGGAGGCGATGCGGAGAGCTTGTCTTCCAACCCCACCGGTGCGTATGTCTGCATAATCACCGCTTAAAGGCACATTTTGACAGCCTCCTTTATCTGCTTGATGTTTTTTTCATGTCTGCACAGCAAATCACCCCACACCTCCAACCAATCCCCCCCTCTCTTAAGTATTCAACGGGTCTTGCCTTTCATATTAATTTTTATGACCTGGGATGCTGCCTGTGCgcgtgttgtgttgtgttgtgttgtgctgTCTGTGGCTCACTTTCCTCCCCCTGCACATTGGCTTCTCGCGCaggcttctcttctcttctcccggCCGAGTTTCAGGATCCTTGtcgttattattattttaacgtTCTGGGAATGCTGTAGGCACGGTGGCGGTGGCGAGCCCTGGGCCGGGGGCTTCCGGAGAGAGCGCGCACAATTCCCTGCTGAGCGTAATGTGTGCCTTCTACTTACAATTGCAGAGCAATATATTCGGCGGTCTGGATGAGAGTCTGCTGGCCCGTGCCGAGGCTCTGGCCGCCGTGGACATCGTCTCCCAGAGTAagagccaccaccaccatccgCCCCACCACAGCCCCTTCAAGCCGGACGCCACTTACCACACCATGAACACCATCCCGTGCACGTCTGCCGCTTCCTCTTCATCCGTGCCCATCTCGCACCCGTCCGCTCTGGCTGgcacccaccaccatcaccaccaccaccatcaccaccaccaccagccacATCAGGCTCTGGAGGGCGAGCTGCTGGAGCACCTGAGCCCCGGGCTGGCCCTGGGAGCCATGGCGGGCCCCGACGGCACGGTGGTGTCCACTCCGGCTCACGCACCGCACATGGCCACCATGAACCCCATGCACCAAGCAGCCCTGAGCATGGCCCACGCGCACGGTCTGCCCTCGCACATGGGCTGCATGAGCGACGTGGATGCAGACCCGCGGGACCTGGAGGCGTTCGCCGAGCGCTT from Rattus norvegicus strain BN/NHsdMcwi chromosome 19, GRCr8, whole genome shotgun sequence encodes the following:
- the Pou4f2 gene encoding POU domain, class 4, transcription factor 2, which translates into the protein MMMMSLNSKQAFSMPHAGSLHVEPKYSALHSASPGSSAPAAPSASSPSSSSNAGSGGGGGGGGGGGGGGRSSSSSSSGSGGGGGGGSEAMRRACLPTPPSNIFGGLDESLLARAEALAAVDIVSQSKSHHHHPPHHSPFKPDATYHTMNTIPCTSAASSSSVPISHPSALAGTHHHHHHHHHHHHQPHQALEGELLEHLSPGLALGAMAGPDGTVVSTPAHAPHMATMNPMHQAALSMAHAHGLPSHMGCMSDVDADPRDLEAFAERFKQRRIKLGVTQADVGSALANLKIPGVGSLSQSTICRFESLTLSHNNMIALKPILQAWLEEAEKSHREKLTKPELFNGAEKKRKRTSIAAPEKRSLEAYFAIQPRPSSEKIAAIAEKLDLKKNVVRVWFCNQRQKQKRMKYSAGI